The bacterium genome includes a window with the following:
- a CDS encoding DUF5752 family protein, with product MNEPFIFYTRFNLVRLLGIKVCSPAELLVGIKSVPLSSIYYHTHRFLQQHNCLSPEPPNDFAYWLTNTVNMKELGEAFASIDTVSYDTLEGIRSVFVNTLENYLSKGRQSPLCAPGEEFHFMSCTTFVISTGSEAAGLAELADNIKKISVDSLYYHMFEARLRLGKGGNDFARWCDSINEKTLAAQLRKLDPYTCTLETLRARILYLISEYAEH from the coding sequence ATGAACGAACCCTTTATTTTCTACACGCGGTTCAACCTTGTGCGTCTGCTCGGTATCAAAGTCTGCAGCCCGGCCGAGCTGTTGGTGGGGATAAAGTCGGTCCCACTATCCTCCATATATTACCATACCCACCGGTTCTTGCAGCAGCATAACTGCCTGTCGCCCGAGCCGCCCAATGATTTCGCCTACTGGCTGACAAATACTGTAAACATGAAAGAGCTGGGCGAGGCATTTGCCAGCATTGACACGGTCTCTTACGACACCCTCGAGGGCATCAGGAGCGTATTTGTGAATACCCTGGAGAATTACCTGTCGAAAGGCCGGCAATCACCCCTTTGCGCGCCCGGCGAAGAATTTCATTTTATGAGCTGCACGACATTCGTCATATCTACCGGATCCGAAGCGGCCGGCCTGGCAGAATTGGCCGATAATATAAAGAAGATCAGCGTTGATTCTCTTTATTATCACATGTTCGAAGCCCGCCTGCGGCTGGGCAAGGGCGGAAATGATTTTGCCCGGTGGTGCGACAGTATTAATGAAAAAACCCTGGCAGCGCAGCTGCGAAAGCTGGATCCTTACACGTGCACGCTGGAGACTTTAAGGGCAAGAATTTTGTATTTGATATCAGAATATGCCGAACATTAA
- a CDS encoding radical SAM protein, producing the protein MKKITQELISELYDLLSPCRLCPNDCRAERIKGETGSCRAGSDPKVSSYHQHFGEEPQLIGTSGSGTIFFAHCNMHCVFCQNYDVSQSGIGKQIGVRRLCEMMLELQELGSHNINLVTPTPWVPQIVDALMLAQAGGLTIPVVYNCGGYESTRTLKLLDGVIDIYMPDIKYSDNALAFKYSGVKDYWDTARPALVEMHRQVGDMVTGQGGIVQKGLLIRHLVLPGDLAGTAACLEFIGMKISRKAAVNIMAQYHPAFRANEFPELSRRITPGEYQRALKIADEFGLADTLI; encoded by the coding sequence ATGAAAAAAATTACACAAGAATTAATCAGCGAACTATATGACCTGTTATCGCCCTGCCGGCTCTGCCCTAATGACTGCCGGGCGGAGCGTATAAAAGGGGAGACCGGGTCATGCCGCGCCGGGTCCGATCCGAAGGTTTCCTCCTATCACCAGCATTTCGGCGAAGAGCCACAGCTGATCGGCACCAGCGGCTCAGGCACGATATTTTTTGCGCATTGCAACATGCACTGCGTGTTCTGTCAGAACTACGATGTCAGCCAATCCGGTATCGGAAAGCAGATTGGCGTCAGGCGTTTGTGCGAGATGATGCTCGAACTTCAGGAACTGGGCAGCCACAACATCAACCTGGTAACGCCGACGCCCTGGGTACCGCAGATCGTGGATGCCCTGATGCTGGCGCAGGCCGGCGGTCTGACCATCCCCGTGGTCTATAACTGCGGCGGTTATGAATCGACTCGAACGCTGAAATTACTGGACGGCGTGATCGATATCTATATGCCGGACATTAAGTATAGTGATAATGCCTTGGCTTTCAAATATTCAGGGGTAAAAGACTACTGGGATACCGCGCGGCCGGCGCTTGTGGAAATGCATAGGCAGGTTGGGGATATGGTGACCGGCCAAGGAGGGATAGTGCAAAAGGGGCTATTGATCCGCCATCTGGTTTTACCCGGAGATCTGGCCGGTACTGCCGCCTGCCTGGAGTTTATCGGCATGAAGATCTCGCGCAAAGCAGCGGTGAACATCATGGCTCAGTACCATCCGGCGTTTCGGGCAAATGAGTTTCCGGAACTAAGCCGCCGGATCACGCCGGGGGAATACCAGAGGGCACTCAAGATCGCCGACGAATTCGGATTGGCCGATACACTTATTTGA
- a CDS encoding bifunctional alpha,alpha-trehalose-phosphate synthase (UDP-forming)/trehalose-phosphatase: MKMIIVSNRLPVTVVQEGDAMTFKESSGGLVSGLSAYLDSLKSSSFAKSDYTWLGWPGTSIDKKFNNKVRSELLAKFQAYPVFLTEQEMDKFYLGFCNKTIWPLFHYFPSYVTYDDDYWIRYRSVNEMFCNAVLEITKPDDVIWVHDYHLMLLPGLLRDKMPGLSIGYFHHIPFPSFELFRQLPGKCRFELLNGLLGADLIGFHTQEYTQYFLRCVLRILGYEHDMGLINMTNHVAKADTFPMGIDYAKFNEAGTAPGVKEQEEELKSELAKYRVVLSIDRLDYTKGVVNRLRGYELFLEKNPDYRKKVVLVLILVPSRIGVDSYQNMKKQIDELVGKINGKFGDIDWTPIIYQYKFLPFEPLLALYRTGDICLVTPLRDGMNLVAKEYVASRSDLKGILILSEMAGAAKEMGEAIIINPNSVEELTAALKQALDMTEEEQTHRNQAMQNRLQRYDVVRWATDFIDELRSIKKMQAERFYAKLINPEIKNHLLDDFKKAQRKLIFLDYDGTIVPFTVDPRKAKPTNEILTTLGQISSKEDIDLIIVSGRDRATLTDWLGKLNIGLVAEHGVWIKEPENDWQMIKPMLGDWKAKILPILITYADRLPGSFVEEKEFSVVWHYRGADPELGALRAKELMDELVEYTANMDVQVLQGSKVIEVRNAGVNKGVAAMHFLTARDHDFIMAIGDDWTDEELFKALPPRSYTIRVGVVSSYALYNLRDYMEVRRLLEQLAR, translated from the coding sequence ATGAAAATGATCATCGTGTCCAACCGACTGCCGGTCACTGTGGTCCAGGAGGGCGATGCCATGACGTTCAAAGAAAGCTCCGGTGGTTTGGTCTCAGGTCTGAGCGCTTATCTGGATTCGCTCAAGAGCTCGTCTTTTGCAAAGTCCGATTACACATGGCTGGGGTGGCCCGGTACTTCAATAGATAAAAAATTCAACAACAAGGTAAGGTCTGAACTGCTCGCTAAATTCCAGGCTTACCCGGTTTTTCTTACCGAGCAAGAGATGGATAAATTCTACCTGGGATTCTGCAATAAGACGATCTGGCCGCTTTTCCATTATTTTCCCTCCTATGTCACGTACGATGATGATTACTGGATCCGATACAGATCGGTCAACGAGATGTTCTGCAACGCCGTGTTGGAAATTACAAAACCCGATGACGTTATATGGGTGCACGATTATCATCTTATGTTGTTACCTGGGCTTTTACGGGATAAAATGCCGGGATTGTCGATCGGATATTTCCATCACATTCCGTTTCCGTCCTTCGAATTATTCCGGCAGCTGCCGGGAAAGTGCCGGTTTGAACTTCTCAACGGCCTGCTGGGTGCCGATTTGATAGGTTTCCATACCCAGGAATACACACAGTATTTTTTAAGATGCGTCTTGAGGATTTTGGGCTATGAACATGACATGGGTCTTATTAACATGACGAACCATGTCGCCAAGGCAGATACGTTTCCCATGGGCATAGACTACGCAAAATTCAACGAGGCCGGCACCGCGCCCGGCGTAAAAGAACAGGAAGAGGAACTCAAAAGCGAATTGGCCAAATACCGCGTTGTTCTTTCGATCGACCGTCTTGATTATACGAAGGGCGTGGTGAACCGGCTGCGCGGTTATGAACTTTTTCTCGAAAAAAATCCCGATTATCGAAAAAAAGTCGTGCTGGTTCTGATCCTCGTACCTTCCCGTATCGGCGTGGATAGTTATCAGAATATGAAAAAACAGATCGATGAATTGGTAGGGAAGATCAATGGCAAGTTCGGTGATATTGATTGGACGCCCATAATTTATCAGTATAAATTCCTGCCTTTCGAGCCACTGCTAGCTCTGTACAGGACTGGTGACATCTGCCTGGTGACGCCCTTGAGGGACGGCATGAACCTGGTGGCAAAAGAGTACGTCGCTTCTCGATCCGACCTTAAAGGCATACTTATCCTCAGCGAAATGGCCGGGGCGGCAAAGGAAATGGGTGAAGCGATCATAATCAACCCTAATAGCGTTGAGGAATTGACCGCGGCGCTGAAGCAGGCACTGGATATGACCGAGGAAGAGCAAACGCATCGGAACCAAGCGATGCAGAACCGGCTGCAGCGTTATGATGTCGTGCGGTGGGCCACCGATTTCATCGATGAACTTCGATCGATCAAAAAGATGCAGGCGGAAAGATTCTATGCTAAACTCATAAATCCTGAAATAAAAAATCACCTGCTCGACGATTTTAAAAAGGCGCAGAGGAAACTGATCTTCCTGGACTATGACGGCACTATCGTTCCATTCACCGTCGATCCGCGCAAGGCTAAACCTACCAATGAGATCCTGACGACCCTCGGGCAGATCTCATCCAAGGAGGACATAGATCTGATCATTGTGAGCGGCCGTGACCGGGCAACTCTCACCGATTGGCTTGGCAAATTGAATATCGGATTGGTGGCTGAACACGGCGTATGGATAAAAGAGCCGGAAAATGACTGGCAAATGATCAAGCCGATGCTGGGTGACTGGAAAGCGAAGATCCTGCCGATCCTCATAACGTATGCGGACCGTTTACCTGGATCCTTCGTCGAAGAAAAGGAATTTTCGGTCGTGTGGCACTATCGCGGGGCCGATCCTGAACTTGGCGCCCTGCGCGCCAAGGAGCTGATGGATGAACTCGTCGAGTACACGGCCAACATGGACGTACAGGTCCTTCAGGGCAGCAAGGTCATTGAGGTAAGAAATGCCGGAGTGAATAAGGGCGTCGCAGCGATGCATTTCTTAACGGCACGGGATCATGATTTCATCATGGCGATCGGGGACGACTGGACCGATGAGGAGCTCTTTAAAGCCTTGCCGCCGAGATCGTATACGATCAGGGTCGGAGTTGTGTCTTCATACGCGCTCTATAATCTTCGCGATTATATGGAAGTCCGCCGGCTGCTTGAACAATTGGCGCGATGA